The region AAACCGCCGTGATATGAAACCTATCGCTACAGCGAATATGGGGGATTCATCTTTGATGGCGGAACTTCCGTTTGGTAAACACTACTGGAAGTTAGTGGCAAAATCTCCATTGGGTGAAACCATGGGCGAGAGTGCCGTTTACAGAATGGAAGTCATTGCTCGCTATGCGCCGACAGTGGTCTTCCCAACTGCTGATGTCGAGATCCCAGCTACGACAAGTCCTTTTGATATGACGTTTAAGTGGCAAAAAAGCTCAGACACTCGTCAAATGACTTTGCAAGTTTGGGATGATCCAAAATTATCTCACTCCATTGCAACAAAGTCGTTCACGACAGAGGACAGCTATACCTTGCCAGGCCTGAAAGATGGTACTTACTACTGGCGCATGACTTCTTATTTCAATGACTCGGAAAAACCAGTCCTTGGAAAAATGCAAAAATTTTCGGTGAAGTACACAGACATGCAAAAAATGGCTGCTCTCCCTGCGGCAACTCCGCCCCCTGCTCCTAAACCTGAGGTGAAACCGGTCGCGTTTACGATGGCTGAGACCCAGATGACTCAATATTTTGTGACATCTCCGAAAGCTGATTTTTCTTGGGGCACGGAGAACTTACAAAACGTGAGTTCTTACCGCGTGCGTTTACACGATGAAGCTCAAGATGCTTCCGAAGTCACTCCGGTTGAAGTTAAGGAAAATAAATTCTCTGCACCCGTCCCAAAACCAGGTCGTTATATCGCATCTATTGAAGCTATGGATAAAGACGGTCAAGTTGTGGGCACCGGCAGTTCTAAAGCTGTGACGGTGGCCCCAATGCCAATCTTGCAAGCGCCACTGTTTATTCCGACTGAAGGCCCCCTTCAAGCATCGATGGATGGTCGCTCTACATTAGAGTGGAATAACGTCGAAGGCGCGACTGACTATGAGCTTGTTATCAAAAAAGAAGGCAAAGAACTAAAACGCTCCAAATATAAAACAACAACGACAGCCATCCGGAATCTTTTGCCAGGTGAATACGATGTGACCATTTCAGCGCGGGATACTTATGGCCGTCCTGGCGAAACAGGTCCTGTGCGCAAGCTCATCGTGCCTGACAAGTCGAACTTAAAAGCGCCTACCTTGAAGAAGATTAAAGTGAACTGATGCTAAAAAATTTGGCCACCCTTCTTTTATCAATGCTTCTTATCTGCGGAGTTGCCGCGAAGGCCGAGCCCTATCGTCGCCTCGTCAACTTTGAATGGGAGCAAATTGAAGGAGCTAAGTCTTACGATATCGACCTGACCCAAGTTAAAAAAGAAGGCGAAACTGGCAAACCAAAAACTTTCAGCTTCAGAACCAAAGAGTCTATCTGGAATGGTCGCCTGACGCCGGGAAAATACATGATGAAACTTCGTGCGCGCGATTACCGGGGAGTTCCCGGTGATTGGTCTGAACCTAGCGAATTCAACGTGGGATTAGATAACGTCAACATGAAGTCCCCTGCTCCAAAATCAACGGTACCTTCCAACGAAGAAGAAAAAACCAACCTTGAGTTCCGTTGGGACCCTGTGGGTGGCGCGGACCAGTATGCGTTTGAATTAACATCCGATGATGGCAAAACCAAAATTTCTGAAATCGTCAAAGAACCAAAATTCAAAACTTCAGTGCCCGTGGCAAACTCCTATACTTGGAAAGTCACTGCGCAAAATTCCGAAGGCATCAGCAGCGATGCAACTTCCGTTTCTCAGTTCACAGTGACTGGAAAACCTTTGGCTCCTCCAGCCATTGTTAAACCTGAATCCATGTTTGTCCGTGAAATTAAATGGTCTCGTCCTGATTACATCAAAGAATATGAAGTGATCGTGGTGCGCGCCAATCCTGCGACTAAAAAGTGGGAAAAAGTTAGAACCTATGAAAACTATACGGCTGATTCATTGCCATTCGATTCCTCTTGGGAAGGTGGTAAGTATCAAATCCTTATTCGTGCGAAATCAGATTTAAGACCGGCCTCACAGCAAAGCAAAATCATGTTCGACGTGCGCGACGGGGATCGCTCGGCGGCGGCGGAATACACAGCGCTGGTTCGTCGTTCGATTGAAAAGACCAATGGTTGGTACGCGATTGCAAGCTATCTGGTCACAGACATGAAATACTCGGGAACAAATCCAGAAAAGAACTCGCAGGTTGCCTATGATGCCTTTGGCGGAACAGGTCGTGTGGGATTAGGATGGAATGGTCGCAAGTCCCCTTGGGGCTTTTTGACGATTGCAGACCTCAGTGGATTTACTATTAACGGTGAAATTAGAACGTTCGCCTCCCTTGAAGCGAATGCCGTCTATAAGCAACCGGTGGGTGATCGTGCAGAATTGCGCTATCAAATGGGCCTTTTTTATAAAGAGCTTCCAGAAACTATTGGTGATCCCTTCACCGGAGTTTCACAAAACGAAATGGTCAGTGCTATCGGTCCCCATGGTGGGGTCGAGTATTGGTATTCATTGACGCCTAAATGGGGTGTTCAATTGAATGCACATGTTTATGCCTCGGTAGCGAAGGTGTCGACGCCAAATGGTCAAGACATCTCCCCGAGCATTTCGACTCAATTTGGAATTTTAGGCAGTTACAGATTTAGTGATAAGTTCACAGGACTGATGGGTTATGCACGCCGCGAAGACCGAATGTCCTATAAGGCAGTGCCATCGACGACGAATTTCGCTCTTGATGGTGATGTGAATGAGTCTGTGATTGTCGGCAACTATATCAACTTCTTCGCGGAATGGAGTTTCTAATGAGAATCCCTATCTCAACCAAACTCATCACGGTCACGATTCTGATCCTGGTTGCGTCAACCGGGGCGATTACGTTGATCTCTTCGAACTACTTCGAAAAGAAGTCGTCTGAACAGGTCGATATCGCCAATCTGGAATCAGCTTCCGCTAAGGCCAAAGAGGTCGACAATATCATCGCATCTTTGATCGATAAAACGAGAACCAATGGATCGTTGCTTATGAAGGGTGAAGCAGCGTCCGCAGATCTTGATTTTAACTTTGTGAAAGACAAAAACTTCGTTGCGTTGGAAGTTTTGAAAATCAACGGTTCTTCCGTTGAAACAGTGGCTAAAAAAGTCAAAGAAGATGTCTTAAAGCCGTTCCTTTTAACTGAAGCGTATTTCGTGAACTTGCGTGCTTGGCAGCAATTCCCGGTGCGCAATTTGGCTGAAGGCGGTATTGAAATTAAAAACGCTTCTTATCCAAAAGCTCCAGCCATGATCACGATCGGGATTCCTTTAATCAAAGACGATCAAGGCAAAATCACCCACGTAGTGTTAGCGGATATCATGATGGCTCCCCTACAAAAGCCCTTCACAGATTTGTCCGAGCGCACGCAATACTTATTAGACGCGCAAGGTGAAGTCCTGGCCCATAAAGACGAGGAAAAGGCCATCGGCCGCTTGAACATGAAACAGTATCCGTTTGTAGCAAAAGCGATGGGCACGAAAACTCCTCAGTACCAAACGAAGTTCGTGGATCCACAAACTCGTTCCAACTTTTTTGGTGCGTCGGTAAAAACATCTTATGGACAAATGGTGATCTCGCAAACATCAGAGGCAGCCATCCTGGAAGTATCTAACGAAGTGAAACGTCGCTCGATCTTTGTGGCGGGTTCCGCCATCTCGCTTGCGATCTTTTTTATCTTCCTATTCTCTATGACGTTGACCTCCCCTATTGAAAAATTGGCGGGCCTGATTAACTTGGTTTCCAAAGGTAATTTCGATGTGAAAGCCCGTGATCAAGTGAAGTCCCATGACGAAGTCGGTGACTTAGCTGTGGCCTTCGATCACATGACGGAAGGTCTGAAAGAGCGTGACAAAGTAAAAAGTTTATTCTCGAAGTTCCACGGCTCGGCAGTCACTGAGGACTTGATCGGTAAAGACATCGGTGTCGGCGGTCAAAGTAAAGACGTAGTGGTCTTCTTCTCGGATATCCGTGGTTTCACGGCTTTCTCGGAAAAACGTTCACCCGAAGAAGTGGTTGAAATGCTGAATGAATACTTTGGAGTGATGGTAGGTATCATCAACGCCCATGGCGGCGTCGTGGATAAATTCATCGGTGATGCGATCATGGCCGTTTGGGGTGCACCAAAAACAGGCCCACGTGATGCTCACAATGCTGTTCGTGCATGTCTTGAAATGCGCAGAGCTTTGGATAAATTAAATGAAGCACGTATCGCGCGCCAACAACCTGCGATCAATATCGGTATGGGCCTGCACGCTGGAAAAGCGATTTCGGGCACCATCGGTTCTGACGAGCGTATGGAGTACACAGTCATCGGTAATACCGTGAATACAGCATCTCGTATCGAGGCTTCCACAAAAGCCTTTGGTGCCGACTTGCTAGTCACTGACACTGTTATCGAAAAAGTAGGCGACGCTTTCAAAATCGAGTTGGCCGGCGCCGCCGAAGTGAAAGGCCGTTCTGAAGCGATCAAAATGTACAAAGTCCGGGGCTATAAAGCTGGTGACAAATATGTCGACGTGACCACTCCCTACTCAGACTATGAAGCGGAAGCAGCTGATAAAGTAAAAATCAAAGCCTCATAACATCGATCCCAGTTCGATAGCGTCCCAGTAAAAAAACGGCGGGTCTTCTCGCCGTTTTTCATTTGCACATAAAAAAAGGCCGCATCCGTTGGGAATGCAGCCTTGGAGGGACTCATCCTTTAACAGCGACTCTTAGAGAGTGGCTTCTTTTTTAAGGATCTGTTCGATCGTCAAACCAACATGTGGTTCGCCAGCGAATACAGTTCCTGTTTTCTTTTTCGACAAATGTTCTTTCGCAGTTGTATAGGCTTTTGCCGGCAATGGAATGTACTGAACTTGTTTTGCCATCTCTGCGCCTTTTTCCAAATAGAACTCAACGTACTGTTTTACTTCAGGTCTGGTCATCGCTGTTTGAGAAACATAGATGAAGATCGGACGAGACAGTGGGTAGTACTGTCCAGAGATCACTGTTTTTTCCTCTGGCAAAACTGCTTTGTGTTTCGCAGGAGATTTAGCTCCGCCGATCACGCCCAACAGTTTCAATTTATCTTTATTAGTTACATAGTAAGCATAAGGGATATAGCCCAAGCCACCTTTAACACCGTTAACTCCCGTCACGCGCGTGTTGTGATCAACAGACGCCGTGTAATCACCGCGAGATGATTTCGATTTTTCTACGATAGCTTCAGTAAAATAGTCAAAGGTACCGTTGTCAGTCGAAGCACCGAAAAGAGTTAGCTTTTCATCAGGCCATTTTGCATTCACTTGTTTCCAAGTCATGATCTTGCCTTGAGCAGCTGGCTCCCACATTTTTTTCAACTCTTCAGTTGTGATTTCGCTCACCCAGTTGTTTTTTGGGTTAACCACGATTGCGATCGCGTCGAAAGCGATTGGCAATTCGAAGTAAGTGATTTTGCCATCACGGCAAGCTTTCATTTCTTCTTTAGTGATGGGACGAGAAGCATTTTGAATATCTGTTTCGCCACGACAGAACTTTTTGAAACCACCACCAGTACCAGAAACACCGACTGTTACTTTCGTTGCGCCTTTCGACACGGTTTGGAATTCTTCAGAAACTGCTTCAGTCACTGGGAATACAGTGCTGGAACCATCAATTTTTACTAGAGACTCTGCTTTAGCAGAAAATGCGCACAAAACGAGGGCGCTTGCGATAACGAACTTCATTATTTCCTCCGATATTGGATATCAGAAAATTATCAAAGTCCGTTAGGGAGAGGTATCACCTCCCCGTTAAGATTGTGTTAGGGAATTGTTAGCATCCGCAGCGGCGCCCTAAAAAAGGGAACTGTTACCTAAAGGCGGACGCTGAGGCCGTCTTTGAGGGCTTGCTTTTGGGCGCGGAGGGCTGGAATCAGACCGATCAGAATTCCGACCACGATGGCGGCAAAGATGTATAAAAGCTCTTGGCCGGTGATGGCAGGTCCTTCTAGATATAGCCCAAATTCATTTTCAAGCCATGGTTTTAATGCCGATGCCAATGCAAAAGATAAAATCGTTCCGGAAATGACTCCTACGATAGAGAGAACTGCGGATTCAAAAACCAGCAATCCCACGATTTGCTGAGGACTTGCGCCCACTGCACGCAAGATGGCCATCTCACGGCGGCGTTCATTTAATGTTGTCGTCAAGGCTATCAACATCCCCATAAAGCCTACGGCCAAAACCATCCAGGAAATAATGCGCAAAACATTCTCCGCATAAGAAAGTCCCTGCCACAACTCACTTAAAGTCGCGCCCGGAATAATCGCGAGCACTGGCTCTTTCGTATATTCATTAATTTCACGTTGCAGCTTTAAAGTTTCAATTCGAGATTTTGCACCGACAAAGAAGGAAGTGATGCTATCAATCTTGATATTTTCTTTTTTGATCTCGACGGCTGGGGTTTCCTTGGCGGCAGACGGAACAACCCCATCTTGCCAATCCATATGTAAGGCTTCCATTCCCTCAAGGCTGATATAAACCGAACGATCTAATGGGGTGCCTGTACTTTTCAAAATACCCGCAATTTTGAAAGGACGACGATCATGCTTAACAACGCCTTCCCCTTTCGTCACTCCATGGGCCACGACGACGGCATCACCGACTCTGTAACTCAGCTTGCGAGCAACCTCGGCGCCAACCACTACATCCCAAAGATCCTGCAGCTCATGACCCGATTGCAGCTCGACTTTCTGGTCACCGCGGAAATGATAGAATTTAAAAAAATCATTCGTAGTTCCCACAACACGGAAACCACGATGACTATCCCCCAAAGAGTATGGGATCGTCCATTCAATCGCTGGATGCTTTTGCAGCTCTTGATAGGTTTCGTAAGAGATGTTGTTCGTAGGATTTCCTAAGTTAAAAACCGTGTACAAAATCAATTGTAACGGACCACTACGCGGACCCACGATTAAATCTGTTTTTGAAATCGTTTGCGTGAAACCCTCTTGCGCCGCTCTGTGAGCTCGCTCCACGGAGAGCAACAGCCCCACGCTTAAAGCGATAGAGATCACCGTCAAAGTCGTTGCAAAGGCACGGTTTTTTAAAGATTTAATAGCCAGGTTCAAGAAGATCATCGCGCTGTCCTGTTAATTGATTCAAGTGACAGTGAACGCGTAAATAGGTTTTCAATGCCTCGATCATGAGAGACAAACACCACTGTCGTTCCATACAGCTCAGACAATTCAAAAAGCAGCTTCAAAAATTTCTCGCGATGATCAGCGTCCAACGCTGACGTCGGCTCATCCGCCAACAACAAGTCAGGTTTCCCTAACAAGGCACGCGCCACGGCCACACGCTGCTGCTGTCCTACACTTAGCTCTGTGACTTTCTTATCTAACAAATCACCGATTCCTAAATTGCCACACAACGCGCGAATCACCATATCAGTGTCCACACTGCCCAAACGCGACTTGCGCACCGGACTTAAATGCAACGGCAATTCGATGTTTTCCATAACTGACAGATACGGAATCAAGTTGAAGCTTTGGAACACGTAGCCCATGTGCTCCGCACGGAAGGCATCCCGCTCGGAAGAACTCATAGAGCTCAGATCACGACCTAAAATCTTAATGCTTCCTTTAGTGGGAGTTAAGACCCCTGACAAACATTCCAGAAACGTCGTTTTACCCGTCCCGCTGGGACCGTACAAAAAAAGTTCCTCACCCTTTTGCACTGTAAACTCGGGCACTACCAATGTCGGCTTGTTATAACCTGCATAGGTGTACTCTAGGTCACGAATTTCAATTAAAGCTTCATTAGAGCTCAACCTGTTCTCCGCTCTTCGTTAATTCCTGGGACTTTTGTGTTTCGCCGGTGATGACGTTCACCTTTACAGTTTTCACACGCGAAAACACTTTCTGCACTCCAAATGTCATGGCTGTGCCATTTGGCGCTTTTTCACAAACGATATTAAAAATGGCATTTACATCAGCATGGTTGTCCTTTTGAACAACCTCGTTGTAATCCATTTTTACTTCACACTTGTTGTCTGCTGCAAACTGAAACAAGTCATTCACTTTATCATTAAATTTCTTAAGTCCCGCTTCTTTGCTGGCTTTATCTTTGACCGATTTTGCCTCGTACTCAAAACCATAAATACTGGAAGCAGGTGCGTGAAACTCGATTTTGCCGTTTTTTCCATCAAACGCTACATCCACAGTGGCGACACCGTGAGCATGCGCACCGTGTTCTCGTGCGGCCAACGCTAACATTGAAAACAAAAGCACCTTGAACATAAAAACCCCCTGTTATTGGGAAGGCGATATATCGAGCCTATTTATAAGGCTCTACGCCCTCACCGGTAATTTCAAAGGATGCGTCACCGTACATTGATTTCTTGGTTACTAGTTTTAACGTGCCATAAAGCCAAATTGGGCCTTGCATTGCTGGCACACCCTTTTTCATTTTCACATAAACCATTTGATTTGGCGGTGGAGCTGGAACGTGAATACATGCTTGAGAGCTTGGCACCAAAAGGAACTCGACAACCTGGCGCTGTTCGTCTTCCAAAGGGACCATGAAACCAGGAATACGGACTGTCTTACCATCTAAAGCCATCAGCTCCGCAGTCGACTTACCCGTGATGTAATCCATCTCACCTAAAAGCCGCCAATCCACCAAGGCTCCACCACGATCTGGGCCGTCAGCCATGCGCTGGTA is a window of Bdellovibrio sp. SKB1291214 DNA encoding:
- a CDS encoding DUF3299 domain-containing protein, giving the protein MKKWLFPGILCIAVVVGVAVYQRMADGPDRGGALVDWRLLGEMDYITGKSTAELMALDGKTVRIPGFMVPLEDEQRQVVEFLLVPSSQACIHVPAPPPNQMVYVKMKKGVPAMQGPIWLYGTLKLVTKKSMYGDASFEITGEGVEPYK
- a CDS encoding ZrgA family zinc uptake protein — encoded protein: MFKVLLFSMLALAAREHGAHAHGVATVDVAFDGKNGKIEFHAPASSIYGFEYEAKSVKDKASKEAGLKKFNDKVNDLFQFAADNKCEVKMDYNEVVQKDNHADVNAIFNIVCEKAPNGTAMTFGVQKVFSRVKTVKVNVITGETQKSQELTKSGEQVEL
- a CDS encoding ABC transporter ATP-binding protein, translating into MSSNEALIEIRDLEYTYAGYNKPTLVVPEFTVQKGEELFLYGPSGTGKTTFLECLSGVLTPTKGSIKILGRDLSSMSSSERDAFRAEHMGYVFQSFNLIPYLSVMENIELPLHLSPVRKSRLGSVDTDMVIRALCGNLGIGDLLDKKVTELSVGQQQRVAVARALLGKPDLLLADEPTSALDADHREKFLKLLFELSELYGTTVVFVSHDRGIENLFTRSLSLESINRTAR
- a CDS encoding PstS family phosphate ABC transporter substrate-binding protein gives rise to the protein MKFVIASALVLCAFSAKAESLVKIDGSSTVFPVTEAVSEEFQTVSKGATKVTVGVSGTGGGFKKFCRGETDIQNASRPITKEEMKACRDGKITYFELPIAFDAIAIVVNPKNNWVSEITTEELKKMWEPAAQGKIMTWKQVNAKWPDEKLTLFGASTDNGTFDYFTEAIVEKSKSSRGDYTASVDHNTRVTGVNGVKGGLGYIPYAYYVTNKDKLKLLGVIGGAKSPAKHKAVLPEEKTVISGQYYPLSRPIFIYVSQTAMTRPEVKQYVEFYLEKGAEMAKQVQYIPLPAKAYTTAKEHLSKKKTGTVFAGEPHVGLTIEQILKKEATL
- a CDS encoding adenylate/guanylate cyclase domain-containing protein; this translates as MRIPISTKLITVTILILVASTGAITLISSNYFEKKSSEQVDIANLESASAKAKEVDNIIASLIDKTRTNGSLLMKGEAASADLDFNFVKDKNFVALEVLKINGSSVETVAKKVKEDVLKPFLLTEAYFVNLRAWQQFPVRNLAEGGIEIKNASYPKAPAMITIGIPLIKDDQGKITHVVLADIMMAPLQKPFTDLSERTQYLLDAQGEVLAHKDEEKAIGRLNMKQYPFVAKAMGTKTPQYQTKFVDPQTRSNFFGASVKTSYGQMVISQTSEAAILEVSNEVKRRSIFVAGSAISLAIFFIFLFSMTLTSPIEKLAGLINLVSKGNFDVKARDQVKSHDEVGDLAVAFDHMTEGLKERDKVKSLFSKFHGSAVTEDLIGKDIGVGGQSKDVVVFFSDIRGFTAFSEKRSPEEVVEMLNEYFGVMVGIINAHGGVVDKFIGDAIMAVWGAPKTGPRDAHNAVRACLEMRRALDKLNEARIARQQPAINIGMGLHAGKAISGTIGSDERMEYTVIGNTVNTASRIEASTKAFGADLLVTDTVIEKVGDAFKIELAGAAEVKGRSEAIKMYKVRGYKAGDKYVDVTTPYSDYEAEAADKVKIKAS
- a CDS encoding FecR domain-containing protein, encoding MKNQWNRLVIAAIASSSVFALTFYWYHSTGKTQNSHSNEKPLAYVGKVVDDIQRRQATRLLWQLVNTGEPLYDGEAIRTSDRGEVRIQFTDSDRYLDLEPESLIVIKKTQGEIALDLMEGSLFVNAKAGAQEGDAPGLVLNSANGKVDLSQASASLSKGSGNSVDVQVLEGKASVKSKDGKSTELSTGSMGAVGASGVEFDKQKVKVSKPNLQKPVAMNADDLQPIPFEWSGFPTESQVSLYIGKNRRDMKPIATANMGDSSLMAELPFGKHYWKLVAKSPLGETMGESAVYRMEVIARYAPTVVFPTADVEIPATTSPFDMTFKWQKSSDTRQMTLQVWDDPKLSHSIATKSFTTEDSYTLPGLKDGTYYWRMTSYFNDSEKPVLGKMQKFSVKYTDMQKMAALPAATPPPAPKPEVKPVAFTMAETQMTQYFVTSPKADFSWGTENLQNVSSYRVRLHDEAQDASEVTPVEVKENKFSAPVPKPGRYIASIEAMDKDGQVVGTGSSKAVTVAPMPILQAPLFIPTEGPLQASMDGRSTLEWNNVEGATDYELVIKKEGKELKRSKYKTTTTAIRNLLPGEYDVTISARDTYGRPGETGPVRKLIVPDKSNLKAPTLKKIKVN
- a CDS encoding ABC transporter permease translates to MIFLNLAIKSLKNRAFATTLTVISIALSVGLLLSVERAHRAAQEGFTQTISKTDLIVGPRSGPLQLILYTVFNLGNPTNNISYETYQELQKHPAIEWTIPYSLGDSHRGFRVVGTTNDFFKFYHFRGDQKVELQSGHELQDLWDVVVGAEVARKLSYRVGDAVVVAHGVTKGEGVVKHDRRPFKIAGILKSTGTPLDRSVYISLEGMEALHMDWQDGVVPSAAKETPAVEIKKENIKIDSITSFFVGAKSRIETLKLQREINEYTKEPVLAIIPGATLSELWQGLSYAENVLRIISWMVLAVGFMGMLIALTTTLNERRREMAILRAVGASPQQIVGLLVFESAVLSIVGVISGTILSFALASALKPWLENEFGLYLEGPAITGQELLYIFAAIVVGILIGLIPALRAQKQALKDGLSVRL